The genome window AACTTTTCAAAAAAGCAAAAGAAGATGGATTTAGATTAGTAAATTTGATACACAAAAGTGCTATTATTAGCTCAAGTGCTTTTTTAGATGATGAGGGTGTATTAATCATGCCAAATGTCGTAGTTAATGCTAAAGCTAGCATTGCAAAAGGTGTGATTTTAAATACTGCTTGTGTGATTGAGCATGAGTGTTTTGTAGATGAGTTTAGCCATATTAGCGTTGGAGCTAAACTAACAGGAAATGTAAAAATAGGAAAACGTTGTTTTTTGGGAGTTAATTCAAGTGTTATTCCTTGTATGAGTTTAAATGATGATATAACTTTAGGTGCGGGAGCAGTTGTGGTTAAAAACTTAACTTCTAAAGGTATTTATGCTGGAGTTCCTGCTAAGAAAATTAAGGAGGTAAAATGAGATTTTTTCTATCAGCACCACATATGAGCGGAAAAGAATTAGAATACATACATAAAGCTTTTGAAAGTAATTATATAGCACCTTTAGGTGAGTTTGTCAATGCCTTAGAACAAAGTATTAAAGATTATACAAAAAGTTCTAACGCACTTGCTCTAAATGCAGCCACTGCAGCTATTCATTTAGCTTTAAGAGTTTTGGGTATCAAAGAAGGCGATATAGTTCTAGCTTCAAGTTTTACTTTTATTGCTTCAGTAGCACCCATTTCTTACATGAATGCTACGCCTGTGTTTATTGATTGTGATGAAACTTATAATTTAGATGTAAATTTATTAAAAAAAGCTATCAAAGAAAGCCCTAAAAAGCCAAAAGCTCTCATTTTAACACACCTTTATGGCAATGCTTCTAAAATGGATGAGATTGTCCAAATTTGTAAAGAAAATGAGGTTTTTTTAATCGAAGATGCCGCTGAAGCTTTGGGGAGTTTTTACAAAAATAAAGCTTTAGGTACTTTTGGGGATTTTGGAGTATATTCTTTTAATGGTAATAAAATCATCACAACAGGTGGTGGTGGCATGCTTGTAAGTGAAAATCATGCCAATCTTGAAAAAGCAAGATTTTATAGCACTCAAGCTAGAGAAAATTGCCTTCATTATGAGCATAAAGAATATGGCTATAATTATAGAATGAGCAATATCTTAGGTGCAATCGGCACTGCTCAAATGGAAGTTTTAGAAGAAAGAGTAAGTAAAAAGCGTGAAATTTATAGCTGGTATAAAGAATTTTTAAGTGGCACCTTTACTTTTTTAGATGAGCTTGAAAATACCAAGTCAAATCGCTGGTTAAGCACTGCTTTACTTGATTTTGATTTAAATAAACTTAATACTTATGAAAAACATTGTATATGTGAAAATAAGAATGTTCAAATTCAAGATAAAATTTTAGAAATCATGCAGGTTCTAAAAGATAATAAAATCGAAAGTCGTCCGCTTTGGAAACCAATGCATTTACAAGAGCTTTACAAAGGCTGCGATGCTTACTTAAATGGTAATAGTGAGTTTTTCTTTAGCAATGGAATTTGTCTTCCAAGTGCAACTACTATGAGTAAAGCTGATGTAGAGGAAGTTTCTACTTTAATCTTAAACACCTTAAAGGACTAAAATGGATTATAAAAGCAAACGCTTAGGTTTTTTCCTAGGCGCTGATATTTTACTTTTTGTTATAAGTATTTATTTGTCTTTTTCTTTACGTTTTAGTGCAGACATCCCGAGTGAGTTTTATGAAGGTATGTTTAAAAGTGCTGTGATTTTGATTTTACTTAAAATAGTTTTTCTAGCTTTTTTTAGAATTTATCAAGTTGCTTGGAGATTTTTCTCACTTAATGAAGCGCGCAAATTAGTTATTGCTTTAACTTTAGCCGAACTTGTATTTTTAGCAATTTATTATTTTTATGATGATTTTTTTAATCCTTTTCCAAGAAGCGTTATAGGGATAGACTTTGTTTTATCTTGTATGTTAATTGGAAGTTTGCGTATAAGCAAAAGAATGATTGTTGATTTTAGAAAGCCAAAATATAATGAAGAACATCCTTGTATAGTAGTTGGTGCCACTTCAAAGGCTTTACATTTATTAAAAGGAGCTAAAGAAGGAAGCTTAGGACTTTTCCCTGTTGCTGTGGTAGATGAACGTAAAAATTTAATAGGTACTTATTGTGATAAATTTATAGTTGAAGAAAAAGAAGCTATTAGAAAATATACCGCTGAAGGAATTCACACTGCTATCATTGCTTTAAAACTTGAACAAGAAGAACTCAAAAAGCTTTTTGATGAGCTTATTGCTTATGGGATTAATGATATAAAACTTTTTTCTTTTACGCAAAATGAAGCAAGAGATATAAGCATTGAAGATTTATTGGCACGTAAGCCAAAAGATTTGGATAATGCTTGCGTGATTGATTTTATCAAAGATAAAGTAGTTTTAGTTAGTGGAGCTGGTGGGACTATAGGAAGCGAGCTTTGTAAGCAATGTATTAAATTTGGTGCAAAGCATTTAATCATGCTTGATCATAGCGAGTATAATTTATATAAAATCAATGAAGAATTAAGCTTACACAAAGAAAAAATCGAACCTATTATGATGAGCATATTAGACAAAGAAGCTTTAGAAAAACTTTTACAAGAAAAAAACATAGATTTGATCTTACATGCAGCAGCTTACAAGCACGTGCCTTTATGTGAGCAAAATCCACATTCAGCTATTTTAAATAACATCATAGGCACTAAAAATTTAATCGATCTTGCAAAGACTTACAAGGTTGCTAAATTTGTTATGATAAGCACTGATAAAGCTGTGAGGCCAACTAATATCATGGGTTGCACAAAAAGAATTTGTGAGCTTTATGCGCTAAGTTCAAGTTGTGAAAATTTTGAAGTAGCTTGCGTGCGTTTTGGTAATGTTTTAGGCTCAAGTGGAAGCGTTATACCTAAATTTAAAACTCAAATTGCAGCTAATGAACCACTTACTCTTACTCATCCTGATATAGTGCGTTATTTTATGCTAGTAGATGAGGCTGTGCAACTTGTTTTACAAGCTGCGGCTATTGCTAAAGGTGGAGAATTATTTGTACTTGATATGGGTGAACCTGTTAAAATCATGGATTTGGCTAAAAAAATGCTTTTACTTTCTAATAAAAAGCTAGAAATTAAAATCACCGGACTTAGAAAAGGTGAAAAACTTTATGAAGAGCTTTTAATCCATAAAGATGATTTAAAAACTCAATACGAAAGTATTTTTGTTACCACTAGCGAAATTAAAGATTTAAAAATTTTAAATCAAGAAATAGAAAAATTACTCCAAAGCACAGATCCTGCAAAAGTTTTAAAGGAAATTGTGCCTGAATTTAATCACAATAAAAATGGAGAGTGATTAAATTCTAATTTTATTTTAAAATGGTATAATATATACTTTTAATTGATTAATAAAAATAAAAACGATACAATTACATTTTATGTAATTACATCAAAATAAAGGAAAAAAAGTGAAGTTATTAGTAGTTGATGATAGTTCTACCATGAGAAGAATAATCAAAAACACTCTTGTAAGATTAGGTCATAAAGATGTTTTAGAAGCTGAACATGGAGTTGAAGCTTGGGATTTACTTTCACAAAATGATGATATTAAAATTTTAATTACCGACTGGAATATGCCTGAAATGAATGGCTTAGAATTAGTAAAAAAAGTAAGAGCGGAAGAAAAATATGCTGATATGCCTATTATCATGGTAACTACAGAAGGTGGTAAAGCAGAAGTTATTACAGCTTTAAAAGCAGGTGTAAATAACTATATCGTAAAACCTTTTACACCTCAAGTATTAAAAGAAAAA of Campylobacter lari contains these proteins:
- the pglD gene encoding UDP-N-acetylbacillosamine N-acetyltransferase gives rise to the protein MDITKSIYIYGSSGHGLVCADVARNLGYEKIIFLDDNKSLKYHPNLEKHDMFIAIGANSIREKLFKKAKEDGFRLVNLIHKSAIISSSAFLDDEGVLIMPNVVVNAKASIAKGVILNTACVIEHECFVDEFSHISVGAKLTGNVKIGKRCFLGVNSSVIPCMSLNDDITLGAGAVVVKNLTSKGIYAGVPAKKIKEVK
- the pglE gene encoding UDP-N-acetylbacillosamine transaminase, encoding MRFFLSAPHMSGKELEYIHKAFESNYIAPLGEFVNALEQSIKDYTKSSNALALNAATAAIHLALRVLGIKEGDIVLASSFTFIASVAPISYMNATPVFIDCDETYNLDVNLLKKAIKESPKKPKALILTHLYGNASKMDEIVQICKENEVFLIEDAAEALGSFYKNKALGTFGDFGVYSFNGNKIITTGGGGMLVSENHANLEKARFYSTQARENCLHYEHKEYGYNYRMSNILGAIGTAQMEVLEERVSKKREIYSWYKEFLSGTFTFLDELENTKSNRWLSTALLDFDLNKLNTYEKHCICENKNVQIQDKILEIMQVLKDNKIESRPLWKPMHLQELYKGCDAYLNGNSEFFFSNGICLPSATTMSKADVEEVSTLILNTLKD
- a CDS encoding chemotaxis response regulator CheY translates to MKLLVVDDSSTMRRIIKNTLVRLGHKDVLEAEHGVEAWDLLSQNDDIKILITDWNMPEMNGLELVKKVRAEEKYADMPIIMVTTEGGKAEVITALKAGVNNYIVKPFTPQVLKEKLEDVLGTNEG
- the pglF gene encoding UDP-N-acetylglucosamine 4,6-dehydratase (configuration-retaining), producing MDYKSKRLGFFLGADILLFVISIYLSFSLRFSADIPSEFYEGMFKSAVILILLKIVFLAFFRIYQVAWRFFSLNEARKLVIALTLAELVFLAIYYFYDDFFNPFPRSVIGIDFVLSCMLIGSLRISKRMIVDFRKPKYNEEHPCIVVGATSKALHLLKGAKEGSLGLFPVAVVDERKNLIGTYCDKFIVEEKEAIRKYTAEGIHTAIIALKLEQEELKKLFDELIAYGINDIKLFSFTQNEARDISIEDLLARKPKDLDNACVIDFIKDKVVLVSGAGGTIGSELCKQCIKFGAKHLIMLDHSEYNLYKINEELSLHKEKIEPIMMSILDKEALEKLLQEKNIDLILHAAAYKHVPLCEQNPHSAILNNIIGTKNLIDLAKTYKVAKFVMISTDKAVRPTNIMGCTKRICELYALSSSCENFEVACVRFGNVLGSSGSVIPKFKTQIAANEPLTLTHPDIVRYFMLVDEAVQLVLQAAAIAKGGELFVLDMGEPVKIMDLAKKMLLLSNKKLEIKITGLRKGEKLYEELLIHKDDLKTQYESIFVTTSEIKDLKILNQEIEKLLQSTDPAKVLKEIVPEFNHNKNGE